A window from Methyloterricola oryzae encodes these proteins:
- a CDS encoding efflux transporter outer membrane subunit: MNTAFFSLITIAMLSLAACTPTRVDPNLQLPSVADWQHGDAESGVTDRAELESWWQGFRDPMLDQLIAGAIAANQDLRIAKARVREAQQMVTVAESVLYPTLDFNAAGGRSQSMDRVFAAPGPKGIELIAPAGNAFTGGLAARWEIDVFGSRHLEAEAAAAQALGAREGERAVLVGLLAQVATNYLELRGVQARTQVLQDQIANETERLRVVRALHKTGLARDFDVARQETQLHATEAGLPPLAAAAENLIHRLGVLSGKPPASFSASLAPQAPLPTAAPQLPKLLPASLLDQRPDLRLAKARVDAAAADLGAARADLYPKLVLSVSGGFGTLATGGYAALAEGVYALGSGISAPIFNAGRIRAQITAADARLEQTAVDYEKTFLTALEDAENAYVQHRSINARRNRLIQAEATAELSRREAGTLFRQGATDLLGVLDAERSKLQISDQRIGAETGIAVALVSLYRAFGGGWSEDLRHKEVANVD, from the coding sequence ATGAATACGGCATTTTTCAGTCTTATCACGATCGCAATGCTCAGCCTCGCGGCTTGCACGCCGACCCGAGTCGATCCGAATCTGCAGCTGCCCAGCGTAGCCGATTGGCAGCATGGCGACGCTGAAAGCGGCGTTACTGATCGGGCCGAACTGGAGTCCTGGTGGCAAGGTTTCCGCGATCCGATGCTGGATCAACTGATTGCCGGCGCGATCGCCGCCAACCAGGATCTCCGCATCGCCAAGGCCCGGGTACGGGAGGCCCAGCAGATGGTCACGGTGGCCGAGTCGGTGCTTTACCCGACTCTGGATTTCAACGCCGCCGGCGGGCGCTCGCAAAGCATGGACCGGGTCTTTGCCGCGCCGGGGCCCAAGGGCATCGAACTGATCGCCCCGGCCGGGAATGCCTTTACGGGGGGGCTTGCGGCGCGCTGGGAGATAGACGTGTTCGGCAGCCGCCATCTGGAAGCGGAGGCGGCCGCTGCTCAGGCGTTAGGAGCCCGCGAAGGCGAACGGGCTGTGCTGGTGGGACTGCTCGCCCAAGTGGCGACGAACTATCTCGAACTTCGCGGCGTGCAGGCCAGAACGCAGGTCCTGCAGGACCAGATCGCCAACGAGACCGAGCGGCTGCGGGTTGTTCGCGCCCTGCACAAGACCGGGCTGGCCCGCGACTTCGACGTGGCGCGCCAGGAAACCCAGTTGCACGCCACCGAGGCTGGATTACCTCCGCTTGCTGCCGCCGCGGAAAACCTGATCCACCGGCTCGGGGTGTTGTCAGGCAAGCCGCCGGCAAGCTTCAGCGCCAGCCTCGCCCCGCAAGCACCTTTGCCGACAGCGGCTCCGCAGTTGCCCAAGCTCTTGCCGGCATCGCTGCTGGACCAGCGGCCGGACCTACGACTTGCCAAGGCGCGGGTAGACGCGGCGGCAGCCGACCTCGGCGCGGCGCGGGCCGACCTCTATCCGAAGCTGGTGCTCTCGGTCAGCGGCGGCTTCGGCACGCTGGCGACCGGCGGATACGCCGCCTTGGCCGAAGGCGTCTACGCCCTGGGCTCGGGCATCTCCGCACCCATCTTCAACGCCGGCCGCATCCGGGCGCAGATCACCGCGGCGGATGCGCGTCTGGAACAGACGGCGGTCGACTACGAAAAGACTTTCCTGACAGCGCTCGAAGATGCGGAGAACGCCTATGTCCAACACCGCTCCATAAACGCCCGTCGCAACCGACTCATCCAGGCGGAAGCCACTGCGGAGCTGTCCCGCCGGGAAGCAGGCACTCTGTTTCGGCAAGGGGCGACCGATCTGCTGGGGGTGCTCGATGCCGAGCGCAGCAAATTGCAAATCAGCGACCAAAGAATCGGCGCAGAGACCGGAATAGCGGTGGCGCTGGTATCGCTCTACAGAGCATTCGGAGGCGGATGGTCGGAAGATCTCCGACATAAGGAAGTCGC